A genomic window from Chanodichthys erythropterus isolate Z2021 chromosome 1, ASM2448905v1, whole genome shotgun sequence includes:
- the tlr1 gene encoding toll-like receptor 1 — translation MKPSCWWLVFVYVTCLHPSLILAIKRIIVNYSSQNLSSVPPGLKPSTEDLDLSLNHIQTLSGKDFSTTPLLHFLNLSWNILENIDMDAFNSTPALEILDLSHNRLQNLSDQLYLLKVGNLQFLDLSSNMFSVMALGKEFSTLKHLQWLGLSAISIANKDFTYIDSLTLKTLFINTDKLQKYEENSLMGVHAEKAAIALSNKDLDIAIAGDVFASFKEVEFTKVDSEMKVLQQIHQRGTVRTVSLEISKVKTTWEVLTGCVNTILSSAIQQLSFSELTLTKMVNGRPVSSSRVLESFSIRRATVTEFIFNQTELYDFFISMPARKVILTQTPIIFMTCPQTVSKIEVLDFSNCALTENIFSVGPDTECSTLTNLKRLVLRGNNLKHLGPLTSRINLMSSLQYVDLSQNRLTYSEEQGKCVWPRKVARVDLSSNVFDQSIFKCLPDSIRILHLRNNRVTTVPADVGVLKDLIILDLMDNRLLDLPTCQAFPNLQKLLVRTNSIHSPLPGTLETCPHLKDLDLSRNPFICTCALREFAALINNRATQTPGVTLGHWPEEYRCSYPESRSNTMLKDFYLPEISCNGWILAVTILIPTITLVVAVSLLCHRLDVPWYLKMMWKWTRAKHHAITSQKKAEDMEGLRFHAFVSYSQKNADWVKAQFLPKLEGDCGLRICHHERDFIPGKTIVQNILRCIEQSRRCVFVLSSHFVQSEWCHYELYFANHQRVMRGMDSILLILLEPLPLYLIPSKYYQLKAMMSRCTYLEWPQEGAKQKLFWANLRAALQANLPIPSEREEE, via the coding sequence ATGAAGCCGTCATGCTGGTGGTTGGTGTTTGTTTATGTCACGTGTTTACACCCATCTCTCATTCTGGCCATTAAAAGGATCATAGTGAATTACTCATCTCAGAACCTGTCCTCAGTTCCTCCCGGCCTGAAACCATCTACAGAGGACTTGGATCTGTCGCTGAACCACATCCAGACGCTGAGCGGCAAAGACTTCAGCACCACACCACTACTCCATTTCCTCAATCTGTCCTGGAATATACTGGAAAACATAGACATGGACGCATTTAACTCCACACCGGCTTTGGAGATTTTGGACCTGTCACACAACAGACTCCAGAACCTCTCTGACCAACTGTACCTGCTAAAGGTGGGAAATCTGCAGTTCTTGGACTTATCATCCAACATGTTTTCCGTCATGGCACTAGGGAAGGAATTTTCTACCCTGAAACACCTGCAGTGGCTCGGCCTGAGTGCCATTTCAATCGCCAACAAAGACTTTACTTACATTGACAGTCTTACTCTGAAAACGCTCTTCATCAATACTGATAAGCTACAGAAGTATGAAGAGAATAGTCTAATGGGTGTCCATGCAGAGAAGGCCGCCATCGCCCTGTCCAACAAAGACCTAGATATTGCAATCGCTGGTGATGTTTTTGCATCGTTTAAAGAAGTAGAATTCACCAAGGTGGACAGCGAGATGAAGGTTCTCCAGCAGATACACCAGCGAGGAACAGTACGCACTGTTAGTCTAGAAATCTCCAAGGTGAAAACCACCTGGGAAGTTCTGACAGGCTGTGTAAACACAATACTGTCATCTGCCATTCAACAGCTTTCATTCTCAGAACTTACCTTGACAAAAATGGTAAACGGCAGGCCTGTGTCCTCGAGCCGAGTGTTGGAGTCCTTTTCTATAAGAAGAGCAACTGTAACTGAATTCATCTTCAACCAAACAGAGCTCTATGACTTCTTCATAAGCATGCCAGCGAGAAAAGTCATTTTAACCCAAACGCCTATTATCTTTATGACCTGCCCTCAGACTGTTAGTAAGATTGAGGTGTTGGACTTTTCCAATTGCGCCCTTACGGAAAACATCTTCTCAGTTGGTCCGGATACAGAATGTAGTACACTCACAAACCTGAAAAGGCTGGTTTTGAGGGGCAACAACCTGAAACATCTTGGACCGCTGACCTCTAGAATCAATCTCATGAGCTCCCTGCAATACGTCGACCTCAGTCAGAACAGGCTTACCTATTCTGAGGAACAAGGCAAGTGCGTTTGGCCTCGCAAAGTTGCCCGTGTGGATTTGTCCTCGAATGTGTTTGACCAGAGCATCTTCAAGTGTTTGCCCGATTCCATACGAATCTTACACCTCAGGAATAACCGAGTGACCACAGTCCCTGCAGATGTTGGGGTTTTAAAAGACTTGATCATCTTGGACCTAATGGATAACCGCTTGCTGGACCTTCCCACCTGTCAAGCATTCCCAAACCTGCAGAAGCTCCTAGTAAGAACAAACTCCATCCATTCGCCTTTACCGGGAACCCTCGAGACTTGTCCTCATCTCAAAGATCTCGACTTGAGCCGCAACCCCTTCATCTGCACTTGTGCTTTGCGAGAATTCGCAGCTCTCATCAATAACCGAGCGACACAAACTCCTGGTGTGACTCTCGGCCACTGGCCGGAAGAATATCGATGCAGTTACCCAGAATCCAGGAGCAACACCATGCTAAAAGACTTCTACCTTCCTGAGATATCCTGCAATGGCTGGATCCTGGCTGTTACGATTCTGATCCCAACAATCACTTTGGTAGTTGCCGTCAGCCTTCTTTGCCATCGGCTGGATGTGCCGTGGTACCTCAAGATGATGTGGAAATGGACACGTGCCAAGCACCACGCAATAACCTCCCAGAAGAAGGCTGAGGATATGGAGGGGTTGCGCTTCCATGCGTTCGTATCGTACAGCCAAAAGAACGCCGACTGGGTCAAAGCTCAATTTCTTCCCAAGCTCGAGGGCGATTGTGGGCTGCGAATTTGTCATCACGAGCGGGACTTCATCCCAGGAAAGACGATCGTTCAGAACATCCTCAGGTGCATTGAGCAGAGCAGAAGATGCGTCTTCGTGCTGTCGTCTCATTTCGTCCAGAGCGAATGGTGCCACTACGAGCTCTACTTCGCCAATCACCAGAGGGTAATGCGAGGGATGGATAGCATCCTCCTTATTCTGCTGGAACCTCTGCCGTTATATCTCATTCCCTCCAAGTACTACCAGCTCAAGGCCATGATGTCCAGATGCACCTATCTAGAGTGGCCACAGGAAGGAGCCAAGCAGAAGCTGTTTTGGGCAAATCTCAGAGCAGCTCTGCAGGCCAACCTTCCCATTCCGTCAGAGAGAGAAGAAGAGTGA